From a region of the Corallococcus coralloides DSM 2259 genome:
- a CDS encoding type I polyketide synthase, which produces MTFDSTRDVAIIGLSARLPGGPDLDAFWRNLLEGRHAIRTFTRDELLADGVPEGLASREDYVPRSAFVEDTHLFDASFFGFSRREAEVMDPQFRLFFECAWEALEDAGHAGRAAGMRVGVFATSGMSLYSGKTMNTYFRTNVQHQAEALEHLDQIQIKVLNERDYLPTQLSYRLNLTGPSLTVHTACSSALVALHFGVESLRKRECDAALVGAAALHAPRMAGYVHTTGSIFSAHGVCRPFDQKADGIVGGNGVGVLMLRRLSDAQADGDRILAVIRGTAINNDGARKVSYTAPSIDGQKETIRGALSDAGISAREIGFVEAHGTGTGLGDPIEVAALTQAFSVDQATAPGSVAIGSVKSNVGHLDTAAGMASLLKTVLALRHGQVPPTAGYERPNSHIAFDQTPFLVNTQPLHWEPRNGRRHALIGSLGAGGTNAHVVLADWPVEAQPAEQSSTDEPVCIALSAKNDAALKELAQRHASALSSGSACPRDWAYSTCTGRALFRERGAVVGRTSQQLAQGLLELASGRLSSSVLRGSAPSSGRPRLAFAFSGQGAQYAGMGRALYQRFAAFRSAFDELAALHRDSSAGQSLTSLVFDSPDAALRDTGLAQPSLFAFQYALCRLWLSLGVSPSALIGHSIGEYLAAHLAGVLSLHDAYLLVLARSRAMAALPPGGSMLSVLASPSRLSSFLSSFPSLELAADNGPEACVLSGPLPDIERLLPLLESAGLSFRPLHVSHAFHSAAMLPAMAALSSAASRLPHHSPSLPLASNLTGALATPSLFVPDYWARHLRQPVLFRQGLEALVAKKFTHFLEIGPRPVLTGLLRSASKGLSCIPSLDSSDPERAFCSAAASLHALGLDLDWKGLFEGPSPKRISVPTYAFQRQAYWLPARPRQTETDSVAPVPSAPTEPVALTGLCHAPLWVRVEGKETAPRRWALAALGGAGPRLAELKAALSQDTTVTTELLVTPADAVRLRADVAGIVLVQEEQPVVSALSELRRWLLGLEEPMTAGRPIVLVTRGAYGTGAGVASASALTARALWGAARAAYLEFAKGARLGLVDIGTTAAPSGLSAALATAAAGDELRLGREGWLRQRLAPLPLPPVQAQALEEPGHAAIITGGFGGVGWQLAVHLVQRGVRELVLVGRSAPGAAVDATLAAWRRTGISVTVLLGDVAEPATWEALHREVTARGHRLGTLYHLAGVLKDATLANISEADLSRVLRPKVHAASALLDAVATLAPRRIVLAGSLAGVLGSPGQFAYAAANAALGVAAEHLVAAGIPTLALAWAPLDAGMAASTRRGGNVERIPRMALAQAWELMARALAAGLTELSAGALEQAGLTAHEFEVLSPGDLGRRLFVEKPAPAVEPQAVRPAAVQDEPRAAERERPATGALLQVQQTLAELLGERTADAIDPTTNFQNLGLDSLMLIRLREQLNTRLKAKLTTATLYSYPTSRLLAEHITEQLRTKTEPASSNGGDAARSAEPPDLATAVAEPPAGPLGTEVMDDLAQAERLAEELLRELGLR; this is translated from the coding sequence ATGACCTTCGACAGCACCCGCGACGTCGCCATCATCGGACTGTCCGCCCGCCTGCCTGGCGGGCCCGACCTGGACGCCTTCTGGCGGAATCTCCTGGAAGGACGCCACGCGATCCGGACCTTCACCCGAGACGAGTTGCTCGCCGACGGGGTTCCCGAGGGACTGGCCTCCCGCGAGGACTACGTGCCCCGGTCCGCGTTCGTCGAGGACACGCATCTCTTCGATGCCTCGTTCTTTGGCTTCAGCAGGCGCGAAGCCGAGGTCATGGATCCGCAGTTCCGGCTGTTCTTCGAATGCGCCTGGGAAGCCCTGGAGGATGCGGGCCACGCGGGTCGGGCCGCGGGAATGCGCGTGGGTGTGTTCGCCACGTCTGGCATGAGCCTGTATTCCGGCAAGACGATGAACACCTACTTCCGGACCAACGTTCAGCATCAGGCCGAGGCCCTGGAGCACTTGGATCAGATTCAAATCAAGGTGCTCAACGAGCGGGACTACCTGCCGACCCAGCTGTCGTATCGCCTGAACCTCACCGGGCCCAGCCTCACGGTCCACACCGCGTGCTCCTCGGCGCTGGTCGCCCTCCACTTCGGGGTCGAGAGTCTGCGCAAGCGGGAGTGTGATGCCGCCCTGGTCGGCGCCGCCGCCCTGCATGCGCCACGCATGGCGGGCTATGTCCACACCACCGGGAGCATCTTCTCGGCGCATGGCGTCTGCCGGCCATTTGATCAAAAGGCCGATGGCATCGTCGGAGGCAACGGCGTCGGAGTGCTGATGCTGCGCCGGTTGAGCGACGCCCAGGCGGATGGCGATCGCATCCTCGCGGTCATTCGTGGCACGGCGATCAACAACGACGGCGCGCGAAAGGTGAGCTACACGGCGCCCAGCATCGACGGTCAAAAGGAAACCATTCGCGGTGCGCTCTCCGACGCGGGCATTTCCGCTCGGGAAATCGGCTTCGTCGAGGCCCACGGCACCGGCACCGGCTTGGGTGATCCCATCGAAGTGGCGGCGCTCACCCAGGCCTTCTCGGTGGATCAAGCCACCGCGCCGGGAAGCGTTGCCATCGGTTCGGTCAAATCGAACGTCGGACACCTCGACACCGCAGCCGGCATGGCCTCGCTGCTGAAGACCGTGCTGGCACTGAGGCATGGCCAGGTGCCCCCCACTGCGGGTTACGAGCGGCCCAATTCCCATATCGCATTCGACCAGACCCCTTTCCTGGTCAACACCCAGCCGCTGCACTGGGAGCCGAGGAACGGTCGCCGGCATGCGCTGATCGGCTCATTGGGCGCTGGAGGGACCAATGCACACGTGGTGCTCGCCGATTGGCCCGTGGAGGCCCAGCCAGCAGAGCAATCGAGCACGGACGAGCCGGTGTGCATCGCGCTGTCGGCCAAGAACGACGCGGCGCTCAAGGAGCTGGCCCAGCGCCATGCCTCGGCCCTCTCCTCCGGCTCCGCTTGCCCTCGCGACTGGGCCTACAGCACCTGCACCGGCCGCGCCCTCTTCCGCGAGCGCGGCGCCGTCGTGGGCCGCACCTCCCAGCAGCTCGCCCAGGGCTTGCTCGAGCTCGCCTCCGGCCGCCTCTCCTCCTCCGTCCTGCGCGGCAGCGCCCCCTCCTCCGGCCGCCCGCGCCTCGCCTTCGCCTTCAGTGGCCAGGGTGCCCAGTACGCCGGCATGGGCCGCGCCCTCTACCAGCGCTTCGCCGCCTTCCGCTCCGCCTTCGACGAGCTGGCCGCCCTTCACCGCGACTCCTCCGCCGGCCAGTCCCTCACCTCCCTCGTCTTCGACTCCCCGGACGCCGCCCTGCGCGACACGGGCCTCGCCCAGCCCTCCCTCTTCGCCTTCCAGTACGCCCTGTGCCGCCTCTGGCTCAGCCTCGGCGTCTCCCCCTCCGCCCTCATCGGCCACTCCATTGGCGAGTACCTCGCCGCCCACCTCGCCGGCGTCCTCTCCCTTCACGACGCCTACCTCCTGGTGCTCGCCCGCTCCCGCGCCATGGCCGCCCTGCCTCCCGGCGGCTCCATGCTCTCCGTCCTCGCCAGCCCCTCCCGCCTCTCCTCCTTCCTCTCCTCCTTTCCCTCCCTCGAGCTCGCGGCCGACAACGGCCCCGAGGCCTGCGTCCTGTCCGGGCCCCTCCCCGACATCGAACGCCTCCTGCCTCTGCTTGAGTCCGCGGGCCTCTCCTTCCGCCCGCTTCACGTCTCCCACGCCTTCCACTCCGCCGCCATGCTTCCCGCCATGGCCGCCCTCTCCTCCGCCGCCTCACGCCTCCCCCACCACTCCCCTTCTCTTCCCCTCGCCTCCAACCTCACTGGCGCCCTCGCCACCCCCTCCCTCTTCGTCCCCGACTACTGGGCCCGCCACCTGCGCCAGCCCGTCCTCTTCCGCCAGGGCCTCGAGGCCCTCGTCGCCAAGAAGTTCACCCACTTCCTCGAGATTGGCCCCAGGCCCGTCCTCACCGGCCTGCTGCGCTCCGCCTCCAAGGGCCTCTCCTGCATTCCCTCCCTCGACTCCTCCGACCCTGAGCGCGCCTTCTGCTCCGCCGCCGCCTCCCTCCATGCCCTCGGCCTCGACCTCGACTGGAAGGGCTTGTTCGAAGGGCCTTCGCCCAAACGCATCAGCGTTCCCACCTACGCTTTCCAACGCCAGGCGTACTGGCTGCCCGCACGGCCCCGGCAGACCGAGACGGATAGCGTCGCCCCGGTCCCCTCGGCGCCCACGGAGCCGGTCGCGCTCACGGGGCTCTGCCATGCTCCGCTCTGGGTCCGCGTGGAGGGCAAGGAGACAGCACCCCGGCGCTGGGCACTGGCGGCGCTGGGGGGCGCGGGCCCGCGCCTCGCCGAACTCAAGGCGGCGCTGAGCCAGGACACGACTGTCACCACCGAGCTGCTCGTCACGCCAGCGGATGCGGTGCGGCTGCGGGCCGACGTGGCGGGCATCGTTCTGGTCCAGGAAGAGCAGCCCGTGGTGTCCGCGCTGAGTGAACTGCGCCGCTGGCTGCTCGGGCTTGAGGAGCCGATGACGGCTGGACGGCCCATCGTGCTGGTGACCCGGGGGGCCTATGGAACGGGGGCGGGCGTAGCGTCTGCCTCGGCGCTCACGGCTCGCGCCCTGTGGGGAGCGGCGCGTGCTGCCTACCTCGAGTTCGCGAAGGGCGCCAGGCTGGGTCTTGTCGACATCGGCACGACGGCCGCGCCGTCCGGGCTCTCGGCCGCACTGGCCACCGCGGCCGCGGGAGATGAGCTGCGACTCGGCCGGGAGGGATGGCTACGGCAGCGCCTCGCGCCGCTTCCTCTCCCTCCCGTACAAGCACAGGCCTTGGAGGAGCCTGGCCATGCAGCGATCATCACGGGCGGCTTCGGAGGCGTGGGCTGGCAACTCGCCGTGCACCTGGTCCAGCGCGGTGTGCGCGAGCTGGTGCTTGTCGGCCGGTCCGCGCCCGGAGCGGCCGTGGACGCCACGCTCGCCGCGTGGAGGCGAACCGGCATCTCGGTCACGGTGCTGCTGGGCGATGTGGCCGAGCCCGCGACGTGGGAGGCGCTCCACCGCGAGGTCACGGCACGGGGGCATCGCCTTGGAACCCTCTACCACCTCGCCGGAGTGCTCAAGGATGCCACGCTGGCGAACATCTCCGAGGCGGATCTGTCACGGGTGCTGCGGCCCAAGGTCCACGCCGCGAGTGCGCTTTTGGACGCGGTCGCCACGCTCGCACCAAGGCGGATTGTGCTCGCAGGCTCGCTCGCGGGAGTGCTTGGATCGCCCGGACAGTTCGCGTACGCGGCCGCCAATGCAGCACTCGGGGTGGCCGCGGAGCATCTCGTGGCGGCGGGAATCCCCACGCTCGCCCTCGCCTGGGCACCGCTCGACGCCGGAATGGCGGCGAGCACACGGCGTGGCGGGAATGTCGAGCGCATACCGAGGATGGCGTTGGCCCAGGCCTGGGAACTCATGGCCCGCGCCCTGGCAGCCGGGCTCACAGAGCTGTCGGCCGGAGCGCTTGAGCAGGCCGGGCTCACAGCACATGAGTTCGAGGTCCTGTCTCCCGGAGACCTTGGCCGACGGCTCTTTGTCGAAAAGCCCGCGCCGGCCGTAGAGCCCCAGGCGGTGCGGCCCGCGGCCGTGCAGGACGAGCCTCGCGCCGCGGAGCGTGAACGCCCCGCCACGGGTGCCCTGCTCCAAGTCCAACAAACCCTCGCAGAACTCCTGGGTGAGCGTACCGCCGACGCCATCGACCCCACCACCAACTTCCAGAACCTTGGCCTCGACAGCCTCATGCTCATCCGTCTTCGCGAGCAGCTCAACACCCGGTTGAAGGCGAAGCTCACTACGGCGACCCTCTACAGCTATCCGACCTCTCGTCTACTGGCCGAGCACATCACCGAGCAGCTCCGCACGAAGACGGAGCCAGCCTCGTCCAATGGGGGGGACGCGGCGAGGTCCGCCGAGCCACCCGACCTGGCGACGGCGGTCGCCGAGCCCCCTGCGGGGCCGTTGGGGACCGAAGTAATGGACGACCTCGCGCAAGCCGAAAGACTCGCGGAGGAGCTGCTTCGGGAACTCGGCCTGCGATGA
- a CDS encoding thioesterase II family protein: MPGKWLLNHHRAPTRGPRLLVLFHYAGGAASAFRDWPAHVGERAETLTVQLPGREGRLGEALVEELAAVTEPLVTAIAQAAHGRPVMLYGHSMGAALAHHVAREAVARRAFALAALAVSARRAPHVPPYEQDLRTLDDAGVLSALRVFGEIPAELLAESHLADALVQRTRADFCIAQGCHWPVPPRTSLRLAVPLLALGGIDDPTVAIGHLRSWQAFTRGPFQVRMLPGHHFFIRDPRNVKHTVEALFAHAAASAGDAVPGVSNPFLQATSTRGET; this comes from the coding sequence ATGCCTGGGAAGTGGCTCCTGAACCATCACCGCGCGCCAACACGGGGCCCCAGGCTGCTGGTGCTGTTTCACTACGCGGGCGGCGCGGCGTCCGCGTTTCGTGACTGGCCCGCTCACGTCGGTGAGCGGGCCGAGACCCTGACGGTGCAACTGCCTGGCCGTGAGGGCCGGCTGGGTGAGGCGCTCGTCGAGGAGCTCGCCGCGGTGACGGAGCCCCTGGTGACGGCCATCGCTCAAGCCGCACATGGGCGCCCGGTGATGCTCTACGGCCACAGCATGGGTGCCGCGCTCGCCCACCACGTCGCCCGAGAGGCGGTCGCGCGTCGTGCCTTCGCGCTCGCCGCGCTCGCCGTCTCTGCGCGGCGTGCGCCCCATGTCCCACCCTATGAGCAGGATCTCCGCACCCTGGATGACGCGGGTGTGCTGAGCGCGCTGCGTGTCTTTGGCGAGATACCCGCTGAACTCCTGGCCGAGTCCCATCTGGCCGACGCCCTCGTGCAACGGACCCGGGCCGACTTCTGCATCGCCCAGGGCTGTCATTGGCCCGTTCCCCCCAGAACCTCGCTGCGGCTCGCGGTGCCCTTGCTGGCGCTGGGTGGAATCGACGATCCAACGGTCGCGATTGGCCATCTCAGATCCTGGCAGGCCTTCACCCGGGGCCCCTTCCAGGTGCGAATGCTGCCTGGCCACCACTTCTTCATCCGGGATCCGCGCAACGTGAAGCACACGGTGGAGGCCTTGTTCGCGCATGCGGCGGCATCGGCTGGAGACGCCGTGCCCGGCGTGAGCAATCCCTTCCTTCAAGCAACCTCCACGCGAGGCGAGACATGA
- a CDS encoding AMP-binding protein: protein MNQSRFADKHALNVDGIAARLSAALLTDPQVRECAVLPRQESGGHSLVAYVVATGPVTLEGARALADRHGVSARELVAVVPLTRLPRDGGGQLDLARLQRMPLLDEKAFATLRERLLALDPTAELVSEGVPLKAPMPRAEGPTQVSMRQAFLQGPELPDSPDTPTTLAEVLERAARISPEYGVRFLTSAGERFSSYPELLAEARRIAGGLVSANLPPGSELIMQLASPDDFVPAFWGAVLAGLVPVPLAVPVLLSAGEPASEKVRLTMARLPSAALITREDRAGQVAELLRAGGLTGRSVLSLDSLRRAAPLTIPVVRPPDAPALLLLTSGSTAEPKIVPQTHRRLISRSRATILTNGFRREEVSLNWLPLDHVGGLVMFHLRDVVCGCSQLQAETNLVLKHPLIWMDWCSQYQVTVTWAPNFGYSLLNTRAKEVRTKRWDLSALWFILNGGEAIVAEQAREFMELLAPHGLRADAMRPAWGMSETCSGVTFEHDFRSISTRTASVSVGRPIHGITVRIADDDGHVMNEGARGRLQIRGVSIFEGYLNNPEANRESFPGDGWFDTGDLGVIIDQGLHIVGRRKDVLIVNGLNIAPTEIERMVETNPDVVPAHTAAIAVREAGDITDQLALFLHTEKTGEAREALLSDLRIQLARTFGISPSVIVEVSPEEMPRTSIGKIQKDVLKSRLEKGLLVPAWQRGRKNTAAANNLFAPPREEVLNGSVYRRNWVPHGLTPVQALPDTVVVFAPAGEPGKRLTAALATGQRRVLVVEPGTGFALNGGDRLTVLPGDAGDAARLVEHLADTAAGAPLIYAWPLAGRSGTEASFDATEALLALLPPLARRFGKNHPRLLAVTHGAARVGTGELLGDPKAAMIGALLRVVREETRAAVRAVDIDSLEAFAEVVLGELTDPSGEVECAYRRGLRRVSRLEPVRLQEQGGTLRQGKRYVVIGGLGGIGRALVRYLVTAFGARVAILGRRAERALDPASAAALTGLRQLGAVTYGAGDVSDGDGLRGALARASESLGGTPDGVFHLAGGFFEQPLEQLELGKALGGMIAKVSGSREVVEAAEALGIPWVALFSSVNGYFGGPGLATYAAANRFQEALAGSWNGKRTRVCTLAWSMWDETGLSRGYANKELTRERGFVVFSPDAALQLLDSALSQAQDTLFIGLDATRPRMRVELDMSPEPLTCLTARTSAEPRAIHALGDAFGIELTVRPRSSTAAPAKAAGVEALAARTATDPAAIAEQLTALWCDVLKLDTEELAHDANVFDLGAHSLLLPNMQGRIRESFGVEPTVVDLFQYPTVAKLTAYLASRLSAMAGQQTPASVAPATDPAAMAEQLATLWCDVLKMDTDELTHDANVFDLGAHSLLLPNMQGRIREAFGVEPTVVDLFQYPTVAKLTAYLASRLTSTES from the coding sequence ATGAACCAGTCTCGATTTGCCGACAAGCATGCCTTGAATGTGGATGGGATTGCCGCCCGGTTGTCCGCGGCGCTGCTCACGGATCCCCAGGTGCGGGAGTGTGCCGTCCTGCCGCGCCAGGAGTCTGGAGGACACAGTCTCGTCGCGTATGTCGTCGCGACCGGACCGGTGACGCTGGAGGGCGCGCGCGCGCTCGCGGACAGGCACGGGGTTTCCGCGCGGGAACTCGTAGCCGTCGTCCCGCTCACCCGGCTGCCGCGCGATGGCGGCGGCCAGCTGGATCTGGCTCGGCTCCAGCGCATGCCGCTGCTCGACGAGAAGGCGTTCGCGACCCTGCGCGAGCGGTTGCTCGCCCTGGATCCAACGGCGGAACTGGTGTCCGAGGGAGTGCCGCTCAAGGCGCCCATGCCCCGCGCCGAAGGCCCGACGCAGGTCAGCATGCGGCAGGCATTTCTCCAGGGGCCTGAGCTGCCCGACTCGCCCGACACGCCCACGACGCTGGCCGAGGTGCTGGAGCGGGCGGCGCGCATCTCGCCGGAGTACGGGGTCCGCTTCCTCACCTCGGCGGGTGAGCGCTTCTCTTCCTACCCCGAGCTGCTCGCCGAGGCCCGTCGGATCGCGGGCGGACTGGTGAGCGCGAACCTCCCCCCCGGCAGCGAGCTCATCATGCAGTTGGCAAGTCCCGATGACTTCGTTCCCGCGTTCTGGGGCGCGGTGCTGGCCGGACTGGTCCCGGTGCCGCTCGCCGTACCGGTGTTGCTGTCCGCAGGAGAGCCGGCCAGCGAGAAGGTGCGCTTGACCATGGCGCGGCTGCCGTCCGCGGCGCTCATCACGCGGGAGGACCGCGCCGGACAGGTCGCCGAGTTGCTGCGTGCCGGTGGGCTCACCGGGCGGAGCGTGCTGTCCCTGGACAGCCTCCGGAGGGCGGCCCCCCTCACCATTCCCGTGGTCCGTCCGCCGGATGCTCCTGCGCTGCTGCTGCTCACCTCCGGCAGCACGGCCGAACCCAAGATCGTGCCCCAGACGCACCGCCGGCTGATCAGCCGCTCGCGCGCGACGATCCTCACCAACGGCTTCCGCCGCGAAGAAGTGTCCCTCAACTGGCTGCCGCTGGATCACGTGGGCGGCCTGGTCATGTTCCACCTGCGCGACGTGGTGTGCGGCTGTTCGCAGCTTCAGGCGGAAACCAACCTGGTGCTCAAACACCCGCTCATCTGGATGGACTGGTGTAGCCAGTACCAGGTCACCGTGACCTGGGCGCCGAACTTCGGCTACAGCCTGCTCAACACGCGCGCCAAGGAGGTCCGCACGAAGCGCTGGGACTTGTCCGCGCTCTGGTTCATCCTCAATGGCGGCGAGGCGATTGTCGCCGAGCAGGCGCGGGAGTTCATGGAGCTGCTGGCTCCCCACGGCCTGAGAGCAGATGCCATGCGCCCCGCCTGGGGCATGTCCGAGACGTGCTCGGGGGTGACCTTCGAGCACGACTTCCGGAGCATCTCGACCCGAACCGCGTCCGTATCGGTCGGCCGGCCCATCCATGGCATCACCGTCCGCATCGCCGATGACGATGGACACGTGATGAACGAAGGGGCGCGCGGACGGCTGCAGATCCGCGGGGTCAGCATCTTCGAGGGCTACCTGAACAACCCCGAGGCCAATCGGGAGTCCTTCCCCGGTGATGGCTGGTTCGACACCGGCGACCTGGGCGTCATCATCGACCAGGGTCTGCACATCGTGGGCCGGCGCAAGGACGTCCTCATCGTCAACGGGCTCAACATCGCCCCCACCGAAATCGAGCGCATGGTGGAGACGAACCCTGACGTCGTGCCCGCCCACACTGCGGCCATCGCCGTGCGCGAGGCGGGCGATATCACCGACCAGCTCGCCCTGTTCCTCCATACCGAGAAGACCGGCGAGGCGCGCGAGGCGCTGCTGTCGGACCTGCGCATCCAGCTCGCCCGCACCTTTGGCATCTCGCCCTCGGTGATCGTGGAGGTTTCGCCCGAGGAGATGCCGCGGACCTCCATCGGGAAGATCCAGAAGGACGTGCTCAAGTCCCGGCTTGAGAAGGGCCTCCTGGTGCCCGCCTGGCAGCGGGGTCGCAAGAACACGGCGGCGGCCAACAACCTGTTCGCCCCCCCCCGGGAGGAGGTACTCAACGGCAGCGTGTACCGCCGGAACTGGGTGCCGCACGGACTCACTCCCGTGCAAGCCCTCCCCGACACCGTGGTGGTGTTCGCGCCCGCGGGTGAGCCGGGCAAGCGGCTGACGGCGGCGCTGGCCACGGGACAGCGTCGGGTCCTCGTGGTCGAGCCAGGGACGGGCTTCGCGCTCAACGGCGGGGATCGGCTCACCGTGCTTCCGGGCGATGCCGGGGATGCCGCGCGGCTGGTCGAGCACCTCGCCGATACGGCGGCCGGCGCGCCGCTCATCTATGCCTGGCCCCTGGCGGGCAGGTCCGGAACCGAGGCGTCTTTCGACGCCACCGAGGCCCTCCTCGCCTTGCTGCCGCCGCTGGCCCGGCGCTTCGGCAAGAATCATCCGCGACTGCTGGCCGTGACCCACGGGGCCGCGCGTGTCGGCACGGGCGAGCTCCTCGGCGACCCCAAGGCGGCGATGATCGGCGCGCTCCTGCGGGTCGTGCGCGAGGAGACGCGGGCCGCCGTGCGCGCCGTGGACATCGACTCGCTCGAGGCGTTCGCCGAGGTGGTCCTCGGCGAGCTCACCGACCCGAGCGGCGAGGTCGAGTGCGCCTACCGCCGTGGGCTCCGGCGGGTCAGCCGGTTGGAGCCGGTCCGCCTGCAGGAACAGGGCGGCACCCTGCGCCAGGGCAAGCGTTATGTCGTCATCGGCGGACTGGGTGGCATTGGCCGCGCGCTGGTGCGCTACCTCGTGACCGCGTTCGGGGCTCGCGTCGCCATCCTCGGGCGCCGTGCCGAGCGCGCGCTGGATCCGGCCAGTGCGGCGGCGTTGACCGGACTGCGCCAGCTCGGCGCGGTCACCTACGGCGCGGGCGATGTCTCCGACGGCGACGGGCTGAGGGGGGCGCTCGCGCGCGCCAGTGAATCCTTGGGGGGAACCCCCGATGGCGTCTTCCACCTCGCTGGCGGCTTCTTCGAACAGCCCCTGGAGCAGCTCGAGTTGGGCAAGGCCCTCGGCGGCATGATCGCCAAGGTCAGCGGCAGTCGCGAGGTCGTCGAGGCGGCGGAGGCCCTGGGCATCCCCTGGGTGGCCCTGTTCTCGTCGGTCAATGGCTACTTCGGCGGACCGGGGCTCGCCACCTACGCGGCGGCCAACCGCTTCCAGGAAGCGCTCGCGGGCTCCTGGAATGGCAAGCGAACCCGGGTGTGTACGCTCGCCTGGTCGATGTGGGACGAGACGGGCCTCAGCCGCGGCTACGCGAACAAGGAGCTTACCCGCGAGCGAGGCTTCGTGGTGTTCTCGCCCGACGCCGCGCTGCAGTTGCTGGACAGCGCCCTGAGCCAGGCCCAGGACACCCTGTTCATCGGACTCGATGCCACCCGGCCGCGCATGCGGGTGGAACTCGACATGTCCCCCGAGCCCCTCACGTGTCTGACCGCACGCACCAGCGCGGAGCCGCGCGCGATCCACGCCCTGGGTGATGCGTTCGGCATCGAGCTTACCGTGAGGCCGCGCTCCAGCACCGCCGCCCCAGCCAAGGCGGCCGGAGTGGAAGCGCTCGCCGCGCGTACCGCCACGGACCCTGCCGCCATCGCCGAACAGCTGACGGCGCTCTGGTGCGACGTGCTCAAGCTGGACACGGAGGAGCTGGCGCACGACGCCAACGTGTTCGACCTGGGGGCGCACTCCCTGCTGCTGCCCAACATGCAAGGGCGCATCCGGGAGTCCTTTGGCGTCGAGCCGACCGTGGTGGACCTCTTCCAGTATCCCACGGTGGCCAAGCTGACGGCGTACCTGGCGAGCCGGCTCTCCGCCATGGCTGGACAGCAGACCCCGGCTTCGGTGGCACCCGCCACGGACCCGGCCGCCATGGCCGAACAGCTGGCGACGCTCTGGTGCGACGTGCTCAAGATGGACACGGACGAGCTGACACACGACGCCAACGTGTTCGACCTGGGGGCGCACTCCCTGCTGCTGCCCAACATGCAGGGGCGTATCCGCGAGGCCTTTGGCGTCGAGCCGACCGTGGTGGACCTCTTCCAGTATCCCACGGTGGCCAAGCTGACGGCGTACCTGGCGAGCCGGCTCACCTCGACCGAGAGCTAA
- a CDS encoding thioesterase II family protein yields MAELPPLSSWLRPLRRPACPRLTLVAVPPAGSGASLYAPWQAHLPEDVALIAVQLPGRENRIREPLLTRFDAAVEGITSALATLPGPIDGLFGHSFGAILSFEVMRRMRRLSQPLPRHFFASGHIGPELVSNVGAIHELPREQFIAELRSFNGLVEEILAHPQLLDIVLPIVRSDLALDHSYCMTEEPPLPVPMTGLAGVDDHVAPPAQVSAWSRQSSIGFDLKTFPGSHFFIRDNVQSTVATILAALKPPVALPAVSR; encoded by the coding sequence ATGGCCGAGCTGCCCCCTTTGAGTTCCTGGCTGCGTCCCCTCCGGAGGCCGGCGTGTCCACGCCTCACGCTGGTCGCCGTTCCACCGGCAGGGAGTGGGGCCTCGCTGTACGCGCCCTGGCAGGCCCACCTGCCGGAGGACGTGGCGTTGATCGCGGTCCAGCTGCCTGGCCGCGAGAATCGCATCCGCGAGCCCTTGCTGACCCGTTTCGACGCGGCCGTCGAGGGCATCACGTCCGCGCTGGCCACCCTCCCGGGCCCCATCGATGGCTTGTTCGGCCACAGCTTCGGCGCGATCCTCTCCTTCGAGGTGATGCGCCGGATGCGCCGTCTGAGCCAGCCCCTGCCCCGCCACTTCTTCGCCTCGGGCCACATCGGCCCAGAACTCGTCAGCAACGTCGGAGCCATCCACGAGCTGCCCCGTGAGCAGTTCATCGCCGAGCTCAGGAGCTTCAATGGCCTGGTCGAGGAGATTCTCGCCCACCCCCAACTGCTCGACATCGTGCTCCCCATCGTCCGCTCCGATCTTGCGCTCGACCACTCCTATTGCATGACCGAGGAGCCACCGCTCCCCGTGCCCATGACGGGTCTGGCCGGCGTGGATGACCATGTCGCTCCGCCAGCTCAGGTGAGCGCCTGGTCGCGCCAGAGCAGCATTGGTTTTGATCTCAAGACATTCCCAGGAAGTCATTTCTTCATCCGAGACAACGTCCAGTCCACGGTCGCGACCATCCTCGCGGCGTTGAAGCCGCCCGTGGCCCTGCCCGCTGTGTCTCGTTGA